A single genomic interval of Lentimicrobium saccharophilum harbors:
- the atpA gene encoding F0F1 ATP synthase subunit alpha, whose amino-acid sequence MAEIKPAEVSAILRQQLAGFRSEAELDETGTVLQVGDGIARVYGLNNVQAGELIEFESTGIKGIVLNLEEDNVGVVMLGEGSGINEGDQVKRTRTIASIPVSEGMLGRVINTVGEPVDGKGPILGEVYEMPLERKAPGVIYRQPVNEPLQTGIKAIDAMIPIGRGQRELIIGDRQTGKTAIALDTIINQKEFFDKGEPVYCIYVAIGQKGSSVAGIVQTLEQKGAMQYTVVVVATASDPAAMQFYAPFAGAAIGEYFRDTGRPALIIFDDLSKQAVAYREVSLLLRRPPGREAYPGDVFYLHSRLLERAAKIISSDEIASGMNDLPACLQGKVKGGGSLTALPIIETQAGDVSAYIPTNVISITDGQIFLETNLFNSGIRPAINVGISVSRVGGSAQIKPMKKVAGTLKLDQAQYRELEAFAKFGSDLDAVTKSILDKGARNVEILKQPQYSPMPVEQQIAIIFCGSRGLLQKIPMQNVHNFEVEFLHKLEDLHAGLLEKLRKGQYTPEIEQELETVALELIRKYEAK is encoded by the coding sequence ATGGCAGAAATTAAACCCGCAGAAGTATCTGCAATACTCAGGCAGCAACTTGCCGGATTCAGGTCGGAAGCGGAACTTGATGAAACAGGGACGGTATTACAGGTTGGCGACGGCATCGCCAGGGTATATGGTCTCAACAATGTGCAGGCCGGAGAGTTGATCGAGTTTGAATCGACCGGCATCAAAGGGATTGTGCTTAACCTTGAAGAAGACAATGTAGGGGTGGTAATGCTGGGCGAAGGCAGTGGTATCAATGAGGGCGACCAGGTAAAGCGCACCCGCACCATCGCCTCCATTCCTGTAAGTGAGGGCATGCTCGGCCGTGTGATCAACACGGTGGGTGAGCCTGTCGACGGCAAGGGCCCCATCCTTGGAGAAGTTTATGAGATGCCGCTTGAACGGAAAGCGCCGGGGGTTATTTACCGGCAGCCGGTAAATGAACCGCTTCAAACGGGCATCAAGGCCATTGACGCCATGATTCCCATCGGCCGCGGGCAGCGTGAACTGATCATCGGCGACCGCCAGACAGGAAAGACCGCCATTGCCCTCGATACCATCATCAATCAGAAGGAGTTTTTTGATAAAGGGGAGCCTGTATATTGCATTTATGTGGCCATCGGGCAAAAAGGAAGTTCAGTGGCCGGCATCGTGCAAACCCTTGAGCAAAAAGGAGCCATGCAGTACACGGTGGTGGTGGTAGCCACCGCCAGCGATCCTGCGGCCATGCAGTTTTACGCGCCTTTTGCCGGTGCTGCCATCGGAGAGTATTTCCGCGATACGGGAAGGCCGGCGCTGATTATCTTTGATGACCTTTCGAAACAGGCCGTAGCTTACCGTGAAGTGTCGCTGCTGCTCCGCCGTCCGCCCGGACGCGAAGCCTATCCCGGTGATGTATTCTATCTGCATTCCAGGTTGCTTGAAAGGGCTGCCAAAATCATCTCTTCCGATGAAATCGCCTCAGGCATGAACGATCTGCCTGCCTGCCTGCAGGGAAAAGTAAAAGGGGGAGGTTCCCTGACCGCCCTGCCCATTATTGAGACCCAGGCCGGTGACGTATCAGCCTATATCCCGACCAATGTAATTTCCATCACCGACGGCCAGATCTTTTTGGAAACCAATCTTTTCAATTCCGGGATCAGGCCTGCAATCAACGTGGGGATTTCAGTATCCAGGGTTGGGGGCAGCGCCCAGATTAAACCGATGAAGAAGGTTGCCGGAACCCTGAAACTTGATCAGGCCCAGTATCGTGAACTGGAAGCCTTTGCCAAGTTTGGTTCTGACCTTGATGCAGTAACCAAATCCATACTTGATAAGGGCGCCCGCAATGTGGAAATCCTGAAACAACCTCAGTATTCGCCCATGCCGGTAGAACAGCAGATAGCCATTATTTTCTGCGGCTCCAGAGGGTTGCTTCAGAAGATACCCATGCAGAATGTGCATAATTTTGAAGTTGAATTTCTGCATAAACTGGAAGATCTGCATGCCGGTTTGCTCGAAAAACTGCGAAAAGGCCAGTATACCCCTGAAATTGAACAGGAGCTTGAAACGGTGGCCCTTGAGCTTATCCGCAAGTATGAAGCCAAATAA
- the atpG gene encoding ATP synthase F1 subunit gamma, protein MPSLKEVRTRIASVKSTQQITSAMKMVAASKLRKAQTGILQLRPYAGQQQKLLMQLSAGQGDALSAFNVQHSANRVLYVVFTSNRGLCGAYNTNVIKQVSSLLLTAADAQEEADLITIGRKATEFFTKMPVNIVASYDELYDQLSYPKSAEVAESLIELYLSGTYDRIVFVYHQFKNAVVQKLLVEQFLPVQSGSAESGHHDQETEYIFDPSQKEILSELIPRILKTQFFKALLDSWASELGARMTAMSQATDNASELLKELRLTYNKARQAAITKEILEIVGGAEALKNA, encoded by the coding sequence ATGCCCAGCCTGAAAGAAGTCAGAACAAGGATCGCCTCCGTTAAGTCAACGCAGCAGATTACCAGTGCCATGAAGATGGTTGCTGCTTCAAAACTGCGCAAGGCCCAGACCGGTATTCTTCAGCTGAGGCCTTATGCCGGGCAGCAGCAGAAGTTGCTCATGCAATTATCCGCCGGTCAGGGTGATGCACTGTCAGCGTTTAATGTGCAGCATAGTGCAAACAGGGTTTTGTATGTTGTTTTTACCTCAAACCGGGGCCTTTGCGGGGCATACAATACAAATGTGATCAAACAGGTAAGCAGCCTGCTGCTTACTGCGGCTGACGCACAGGAAGAAGCGGACCTCATTACCATCGGGCGGAAGGCAACCGAGTTTTTTACCAAAATGCCGGTTAATATTGTAGCGTCTTACGACGAACTCTATGATCAGCTGAGTTATCCGAAAAGCGCGGAGGTGGCCGAATCGTTGATTGAGTTATATCTGTCGGGGACTTATGACCGGATAGTATTTGTCTATCACCAGTTTAAAAATGCGGTAGTTCAAAAGCTATTGGTTGAGCAATTCCTGCCGGTTCAAAGCGGAAGCGCTGAATCCGGACATCATGATCAGGAGACGGAGTATATTTTTGACCCATCTCAGAAAGAGATACTGTCCGAACTGATCCCCAGAATTCTGAAGACACAGTTCTTCAAAGCCCTGCTCGACTCTTGGGCATCGGAACTTGGCGCGAGGATGACCGCCATGTCGCAGGCTACCGACAATGCTTCGGAGCTGCTGAAGGAGTTGCGGCTGACATATAACAAAGCGCGTCAGGCTGCCATCACCAAAGAAATACTTGAAATTGTCGGTGGTGCCGAAGCTTTAAAAAATGCTTAA
- a CDS encoding ferritin codes for MISKKVEDAINVQIMNEEHSSRIYMAMASWCETSGFRGAADWLYKQSDEERMHMLKFIKYLNDRGGNAILSPLGAPAPKYKNLLDVFEQVLKHEEFITAEINKLYEISLKEKDYTTGNFLQWYINEQIEEESTAHGILDKMKLVGSDKAGMFHIDKDLEMQAAAKVIDPME; via the coding sequence ATGATTTCGAAGAAAGTTGAAGATGCCATCAATGTTCAGATCATGAACGAAGAGCATTCATCCCGGATTTACATGGCCATGGCTTCATGGTGCGAAACAAGCGGATTTCGTGGCGCTGCCGACTGGCTCTACAAACAAAGCGATGAAGAGCGTATGCATATGCTGAAATTTATCAAATACCTGAACGACCGCGGTGGAAATGCCATTCTTTCACCCCTCGGAGCACCGGCTCCGAAGTACAAAAATCTGCTTGATGTATTTGAGCAGGTGCTGAAACATGAGGAGTTTATCACCGCTGAGATCAACAAATTGTATGAAATTTCCCTGAAGGAAAAGGATTACACCACCGGTAACTTCCTGCAGTGGTACATCAACGAGCAGATTGAAGAGGAAAGCACCGCTCACGGTATCCTCGACAAGATGAAACTGGTTGGCAGTGACAAGGCCGGTATGTTCCACATCGACAAGGACCTTGAGATGCAGGCTGCTGCGAAGGTGATCGACCCGATGGAGTAA
- a CDS encoding DUF3109 family protein: MIAIDKTLNSDDLANVCFVCDLQRCKGACCVEGDAGAPLEEPEIAELEDNIDYIRPFMRPEGIEIVEELGVFDYDAHGHYVTPLIHGAECAFVVFSDDGIAACAIEKAWEAGKSSFRKPVSCHLYPVRISKYNDFDAVNYHQWHVCQPALELGKRLNVPVYKFLRDSLIRKYGEQWYASLCETIEKQNSKK, translated from the coding sequence ATGATAGCGATTGATAAGACCCTGAACTCCGACGACCTCGCGAACGTCTGTTTTGTATGCGACCTGCAGCGCTGCAAAGGCGCCTGCTGTGTGGAAGGCGATGCCGGCGCCCCGCTCGAGGAGCCGGAAATAGCGGAACTGGAAGACAATATTGATTACATCAGGCCATTTATGCGGCCGGAGGGGATCGAAATTGTGGAGGAACTCGGTGTTTTTGATTACGACGCCCACGGGCATTACGTTACCCCCCTGATCCACGGAGCGGAATGCGCTTTTGTGGTTTTTTCGGATGACGGCATTGCCGCCTGTGCCATCGAAAAAGCCTGGGAAGCCGGAAAATCATCATTCCGGAAACCGGTTTCCTGTCATCTATATCCGGTAAGGATCAGTAAATACAATGATTTTGACGCCGTGAACTACCACCAGTGGCACGTTTGCCAACCCGCCCTGGAACTGGGAAAACGGCTGAACGTACCGGTTTATAAATTCCTCCGTGATTCTCTCATACGAAAGTACGGGGAACAGTGGTATGCAAGTCTCTGCGAGACCATTGAAAAGCAAAACAGCAAAAAGTAG
- a CDS encoding DUF4625 domain-containing protein, translating to MKPVLPFFVILLLLTLFISCDKEAKDDVYPEIKMDCCGGFPLNCDEVDRGSSFTFVAQFSDNEELGAFSLDIHNNFDHHTHSTDPVPCEPEPIKDPVNPFRLIKEYQIPSGMTSHLAEVEINIPADVDPGDYHLMVRLTDKAGWQTLKGISFKIR from the coding sequence ATGAAACCTGTATTACCATTTTTTGTCATTCTTCTGTTACTTACTTTATTTATTTCGTGTGATAAAGAGGCTAAGGATGATGTGTATCCCGAAATTAAAATGGATTGTTGCGGCGGATTCCCGCTTAATTGTGATGAAGTGGATCGCGGAAGTTCTTTCACCTTTGTAGCTCAGTTTTCCGACAATGAAGAACTCGGCGCTTTCAGCCTCGATATTCATAATAACTTTGACCACCATACACACAGCACCGATCCGGTTCCCTGTGAACCGGAACCAATTAAGGATCCGGTGAATCCGTTCAGGCTGATAAAGGAATATCAGATTCCGTCAGGAATGACCAGCCATCTTGCAGAAGTTGAAATAAACATTCCTGCAGATGTCGATCCCGGTGATTATCATTTGATGGTCCGGCTTACTGATAAAGCCGGGTGGCAAACCCTCAAGGGAATCAGCTTCAAAATCAGGTAA
- a CDS encoding DUF4625 domain-containing protein: MKNNRLLIPAMALGLILAITSCKKEDEIKAPEFVSFELGYNNSGSAVIGDDLHIDAEILAEGKVANIRITIHHEGGHGKTSLLDEEWEVDSTYTTSYAGAKNIDFHEHIDIPGTAEAGDYHFHLIVTDMEGNRTEKEAELLLVLPADNTAPVVSISSAPAEAQVFTYGQDITISGTVTDETALGGMYIGLVRVAQGLQDSEVNATNTITLLHTHIFDTDKHHNFSASIKVGASSDNNTPPKEITGDIAWTLGEYYILVKAKDAFGGNWGFSQRYPVQTDI; this comes from the coding sequence ATGAAAAACAACAGATTATTAATACCTGCGATGGCTTTGGGATTAATCCTTGCAATCACATCCTGCAAGAAAGAAGATGAAATCAAAGCACCGGAATTTGTAAGTTTTGAACTGGGTTACAACAACAGCGGCTCCGCGGTGATTGGCGATGATTTGCATATCGATGCGGAAATTCTTGCCGAAGGAAAAGTCGCAAATATCCGGATTACCATTCATCATGAAGGCGGTCATGGGAAAACATCTCTGCTGGATGAAGAGTGGGAAGTTGACAGCACTTACACCACCAGCTATGCCGGGGCCAAAAACATTGATTTTCACGAACACATCGATATTCCGGGAACAGCAGAAGCCGGTGACTATCATTTTCACCTGATTGTTACCGATATGGAAGGGAACCGCACCGAAAAAGAGGCTGAACTGCTTCTTGTTTTACCTGCCGACAATACCGCTCCTGTGGTAAGCATATCTTCCGCTCCGGCCGAAGCACAGGTTTTTACATACGGGCAGGACATTACAATTTCAGGAACTGTAACCGATGAGACCGCCCTTGGCGGTATGTATATCGGCCTGGTAAGGGTTGCGCAGGGGTTACAGGATTCGGAAGTGAATGCTACCAATACCATCACTTTACTGCACACCCATATTTTTGATACAGACAAGCACCATAATTTTTCGGCTTCAATTAAAGTTGGTGCTTCATCCGACAACAATACCCCTCCCAAGGAAATTACCGGAGACATAGCCTGGACCTTAGGAGAATACTACATTCTTGTAAAAGCGAAAGATGCGTTTGGCGGTAACTGGGGCTTTTCACAAAGATATCCCGTTCAAACAGATATTTAA
- a CDS encoding TonB-dependent receptor, whose translation MKFFATAVVMLMLSYSAAYSQQKYELSGKVLSSGNKPLAGVNVRLESHTTGGVTDKTGRFTLGRFPEGNYYIIISSVGFETQRVNLSLKSDSSLKIILFPAVVTLSEVTIDGDYHNFRRSGDSRAVEVVTDEFLRKNLSGSLMKTLDRLPGVSAMSIGSGQSKPVIRGMSFNQVIVAENGVKHESQQWGADHGVEVDQFAVERVEVIKGPASLMYGSDAIAGVIDLKQSFVPAPGEAGGDITLSGQSNNMQAAASIGLYSRKEKWWAKARFTVIDYADYRIPADSVEYYSYYFRLKDRKLRNTAGEEKNGNIALGYISGKLNSTFYINNTSSKSGFFANAHGLEIRNSQIDYDRSDRDIDLPKQQVNHLKMHWQTSWEHAGFTHRMDIALQHNNRKEFSEAVEHGYMPKPPDSLERRFVKQTWSLAYAVKNRESAAIRLSAGINAEHQHNTSDGWGFILPSFKRNTAGAYLLGETKPSAKWLILSGLRMDAGSVLIEEYFDWFLSPAEENNTQMIYKQRAFATSPRFSHLSGSAGFVYKSGSVVVKTNLGNSFRLPLAKELASDGVNYHMYRFEKGNPLLKPETAWQLDAGLEVSRMKWAAEISPFISWFPSYIYLNPTPDYYEGLQVFNYTQADVLRAGGEFHLHYTILRKLKSGAIGEYVWSQQMSGIKKGFGLPFSPPASVLLNLSCEPVLGGVMSDTWISLDFKMVAAQNNIVPPEKKTPGYNVLNIGAGSTLKAGKQSLEITLRITNLLNRRYLDHTGFYRLIEVPDPGRGFQLSLRMPFNINTKKT comes from the coding sequence ATGAAATTTTTTGCAACGGCAGTTGTAATGCTGATGCTGTCGTATTCTGCAGCTTACAGCCAGCAAAAGTATGAACTTAGCGGAAAGGTCTTATCATCCGGAAACAAGCCTCTGGCCGGTGTTAATGTCAGGTTGGAAAGCCATACAACAGGCGGCGTTACTGACAAAACAGGCCGTTTCACGCTGGGTCGTTTTCCGGAAGGAAATTACTATATAATAATTTCTTCCGTGGGTTTTGAAACTCAAAGAGTGAACCTCAGCCTGAAAAGTGACAGCAGTCTGAAAATTATACTATTTCCTGCGGTGGTTACATTGTCCGAAGTGACTATTGATGGCGACTACCACAACTTCCGGCGTTCCGGAGATTCAAGAGCGGTGGAAGTTGTCACTGATGAGTTTTTACGTAAAAACTTGTCAGGCAGCCTGATGAAAACTTTGGACCGGCTACCGGGTGTGAGCGCTATGTCCATAGGTTCCGGTCAATCCAAGCCTGTGATCAGGGGGATGAGTTTTAATCAGGTGATAGTTGCCGAAAACGGAGTTAAACACGAAAGCCAGCAATGGGGTGCCGACCACGGAGTGGAAGTAGATCAGTTTGCGGTGGAGCGGGTGGAAGTAATTAAAGGGCCGGCTTCTCTTATGTACGGATCAGATGCGATAGCAGGTGTGATTGATCTCAAACAGTCTTTTGTGCCGGCACCGGGTGAAGCTGGCGGTGATATCACCCTGAGCGGACAGAGTAATAACATGCAGGCAGCAGCCTCCATCGGGCTTTATTCCCGAAAGGAAAAATGGTGGGCCAAAGCCCGGTTCACCGTCATCGATTACGCCGATTACCGGATTCCCGCCGATAGTGTTGAGTACTATTCGTACTATTTCAGGCTTAAAGACCGAAAATTGCGGAATACAGCCGGAGAGGAGAAAAACGGGAACATAGCCCTGGGATATATTTCGGGGAAGCTTAATTCAACCTTTTATATTAACAATACCTCTTCAAAAAGCGGCTTTTTTGCCAATGCCCACGGGCTTGAAATCCGCAACTCTCAGATTGACTACGACCGCAGCGACCGCGACATTGATCTGCCGAAGCAACAGGTAAATCACCTGAAAATGCACTGGCAAACTTCATGGGAACATGCCGGATTCACTCACCGAATGGACATTGCCTTGCAACACAACAACCGCAAAGAGTTTTCTGAAGCGGTGGAACACGGTTACATGCCAAAACCTCCCGACAGCCTCGAACGCAGATTCGTAAAGCAAACATGGTCGCTGGCTTATGCCGTAAAAAACCGTGAATCGGCCGCAATCAGGCTTTCTGCCGGTATCAATGCCGAACATCAGCACAATACTTCAGATGGATGGGGTTTTATCCTGCCTTCATTCAAAAGAAATACAGCCGGAGCATATCTGCTGGGAGAAACAAAACCTTCCGCAAAATGGCTGATTCTGTCCGGGTTACGTATGGATGCCGGTTCGGTACTCATAGAAGAGTATTTCGACTGGTTTCTTAGTCCGGCAGAGGAAAACAATACGCAAATGATCTACAAACAGCGTGCTTTTGCAACTTCTCCCCGATTCAGCCACCTGAGCGGTTCCGCAGGATTTGTTTACAAGTCGGGAAGTGTGGTGGTAAAAACCAACCTGGGAAACAGTTTCAGGCTTCCATTAGCCAAAGAGCTGGCTTCGGACGGGGTGAATTACCATATGTACCGGTTCGAAAAGGGGAACCCGCTGCTCAAACCCGAAACCGCCTGGCAACTTGATGCAGGCCTTGAAGTCAGCCGGATGAAATGGGCTGCAGAAATCTCTCCATTTATCTCCTGGTTTCCATCCTACATTTACCTGAACCCCACCCCGGATTATTATGAAGGGTTACAGGTTTTTAATTACACCCAGGCAGATGTTCTGAGGGCCGGCGGTGAATTTCATCTGCATTATACAATACTCAGGAAACTGAAATCAGGGGCCATAGGTGAGTACGTCTGGTCTCAGCAGATGTCGGGCATTAAAAAAGGCTTCGGGCTTCCATTTTCACCGCCGGCATCTGTCTTGCTGAATCTTAGTTGTGAGCCGGTTTTGGGAGGAGTGATGTCTGACACCTGGATTTCTCTTGATTTTAAAATGGTTGCAGCCCAAAACAACATTGTACCTCCCGAGAAGAAAACACCCGGATATAATGTACTGAATATTGGAGCCGGGTCAACCCTGAAAGCAGGGAAACAATCGCTTGAAATTACTTTACGGATTACCAATTTATTGAATCGCCGGTATCTCGACCATACCGGGTTTTACAGGCTTATAGAAGTTCCCGACCCGGGCCGCGGATTTCAACTTAGCCTGAGAATGCCTTTTAATATTAACACAAAAAAAACTTAA
- a CDS encoding Fur family transcriptional regulator, whose amino-acid sequence MQASEILKHFQLKKTSPRLAIIEALQSADLPLSETEISKSMGSHYDRTTFYRSILTLEESGIIHKIVIDKLQVKYALNEPDKINNPADHAHFYCHHCKRLICLNEIHPGPYKLPKGFSPEESEIIIKGLCDKCTHS is encoded by the coding sequence ATGCAAGCTTCTGAAATACTAAAACATTTTCAGCTAAAAAAGACTTCTCCGCGTCTGGCCATTATTGAAGCGCTGCAATCGGCAGACCTTCCATTGTCAGAAACAGAAATCAGCAAAAGCATGGGCAGCCATTACGACAGGACTACCTTTTACCGCAGTATACTGACACTGGAAGAATCAGGCATCATCCACAAAATTGTGATCGACAAACTTCAGGTCAAATATGCCTTGAATGAACCCGACAAAATAAATAATCCGGCAGATCATGCTCATTTTTATTGCCATCACTGCAAAAGACTTATTTGCCTGAATGAAATTCACCCGGGACCCTATAAACTCCCGAAAGGTTTTTCCCCGGAGGAATCGGAAATAATTATCAAAGGCTTGTGCGACAAATGTACTCATTCATAA
- the metG gene encoding methionine--tRNA ligase, producing the protein MNEQSEKKFKRYTITSALPYANGPIHIGHLAGVYVPADIYARYLRSKGEDVLFIGGSDEHGVPITIKARKEGVTPQQVVDTYHGIIKKSFEDFGVSFDIYSRTSNQIHHETASEFFKKLYDKGEFIEKISQQYYDEEHQTFLADRYITGTCPHCGFERAYGDQCENCGTSLNATDLINPKSALSGSVPVMRDTKHWFLPLDKYEPWMREWILEGHRDDWKTNVYGQCKSWLDHGLQPRAVTRDLDWGVKVPLPDAEGKVLYVWFDAPIGYISASREWAEQTGKDWVPYWKSEDSKLVHFIGKDNIVFHCIVFPGMLKAEGSYILPDNVPANEFLNLENDKISTSRNWAVWLHEYLEEFPGKQDVLRYVLTANAPETKDNDFTWRDFQARNNSELLAIFGNFVNRTLVLTQKYFEGKVPDMGPLEDYDREVLAEMAGFPERIARSIDLYRFREALNELMNLARLGNKYLTDTEPWKVFKTNPEKVRTTLNISLQICANLSVLCEPFLPFSAEKLTQMLNITPLKWADAGSASLLPGGHTLNQPGLLFEKIEDAAIETQIQKLLDTRKSNEAANAIARPAKDVIEFDDFGKVDLRTGTIIAAEKVAKTKKLLKLTVDTGIDKRTVVSGIAEYYEPENIIGQQVAILVNLAPRNLKGIESQGMILMAEDHDGKLCFIAPTSLMKNGSEIR; encoded by the coding sequence ATGAACGAGCAATCCGAAAAAAAATTCAAACGATATACCATTACTTCCGCCCTCCCTTATGCCAACGGGCCCATCCATATCGGACATCTTGCCGGGGTGTATGTCCCGGCCGATATCTATGCCCGCTACCTGCGTTCGAAGGGGGAGGATGTCTTATTTATCGGGGGTTCGGACGAACACGGGGTGCCCATTACCATCAAAGCACGCAAGGAAGGGGTGACGCCCCAGCAGGTGGTTGATACCTACCATGGCATCATCAAAAAGTCGTTCGAAGATTTTGGCGTTTCCTTCGATATATACAGCCGGACTTCCAACCAAATCCATCACGAAACAGCCTCGGAATTCTTTAAGAAGCTTTATGATAAAGGCGAATTCATCGAAAAGATTTCTCAACAATACTACGATGAAGAGCACCAGACTTTCCTGGCCGACCGCTACATAACCGGCACCTGTCCGCACTGCGGATTCGAACGGGCTTACGGCGACCAGTGCGAGAACTGCGGCACTTCGCTGAACGCCACCGACCTTATCAATCCAAAGTCAGCCCTCAGCGGCAGCGTGCCGGTGATGAGGGATACAAAACACTGGTTTTTACCCCTCGACAAATACGAGCCGTGGATGCGCGAATGGATACTGGAGGGTCACCGGGATGACTGGAAAACCAATGTTTACGGGCAGTGTAAGTCGTGGCTCGACCACGGTCTGCAGCCCCGGGCCGTTACCCGTGACCTCGACTGGGGTGTAAAGGTTCCGCTTCCGGATGCGGAGGGCAAGGTGCTGTACGTGTGGTTCGACGCGCCCATCGGCTATATCTCGGCGAGCCGCGAATGGGCCGAACAAACCGGGAAAGACTGGGTTCCATACTGGAAATCGGAAGATTCAAAACTTGTTCATTTTATCGGCAAGGACAACATCGTTTTCCACTGCATCGTATTCCCGGGCATGCTGAAGGCCGAAGGATCCTACATTTTGCCCGATAACGTGCCGGCCAATGAATTTCTGAATCTCGAAAACGATAAGATTTCCACCTCCCGCAACTGGGCCGTCTGGCTGCACGAGTACCTTGAGGAGTTCCCCGGCAAGCAGGATGTGCTGCGTTATGTGCTCACCGCCAACGCCCCGGAAACCAAAGACAACGACTTTACCTGGCGCGATTTTCAAGCCCGTAACAACAGCGAGCTGCTGGCCATATTCGGCAACTTTGTTAACCGTACCCTGGTGCTTACACAGAAATATTTTGAAGGAAAGGTACCCGATATGGGACCTTTGGAGGATTACGACCGTGAAGTGCTGGCTGAAATGGCCGGTTTCCCGGAAAGGATTGCCCGCAGCATTGACCTCTACCGCTTCCGCGAAGCCCTGAACGAGCTGATGAACCTGGCCCGGCTTGGCAATAAATACCTTACGGACACCGAACCCTGGAAAGTATTCAAAACGAATCCCGAAAAGGTCAGGACAACCCTCAATATCTCCCTGCAGATCTGCGCCAACCTGTCGGTTTTGTGCGAACCCTTCCTCCCCTTCAGCGCTGAAAAGCTCACGCAGATGCTGAACATCACTCCGCTGAAGTGGGCAGATGCCGGCTCAGCCAGCCTGCTTCCCGGCGGGCATACACTGAATCAGCCCGGACTGCTGTTCGAAAAAATTGAAGATGCTGCCATCGAAACCCAGATTCAGAAACTTCTGGACACCAGAAAAAGCAATGAAGCCGCCAATGCAATTGCCCGTCCCGCAAAGGATGTGATTGAATTTGACGACTTCGGAAAAGTGGACCTGCGAACGGGCACCATCATCGCGGCAGAAAAAGTTGCCAAAACAAAAAAACTGCTGAAGCTTACTGTCGACACCGGTATCGACAAACGTACCGTGGTTTCGGGCATTGCCGAGTATTATGAACCGGAAAACATCATCGGACAGCAGGTAGCCATACTGGTGAACCTTGCCCCCCGGAACCTGAAAGGCATTGAATCGCAGGGAATGATCCTGATGGCGGAGGATCACGACGGAAAACTATGTTTTATTGCTCCGACTTCATTGATGAAGAATGGAAGTGAAATAAGGTAA
- the rbr gene encoding rubrerythrin: MDKSIKGTQTEKNLLKAFAGESQAARRYRLFANKAREDGYEQIAAFFEETANQEDSHSRMFFKYLEGGMLEITAAYPAGAVGSTSENLEAAAEGENEEWTLLYPEFAKIAEEEGFKRIANTFKLVASVEVEHEKRYLKLLENLNKNKVFEKEEEIIWVCRHCGYHYKGRKALKNCPACEHPQAFFEMKQENY, translated from the coding sequence ATGGACAAATCAATCAAAGGAACACAGACAGAAAAAAACCTGCTGAAGGCATTTGCAGGAGAATCTCAGGCCGCAAGGCGCTACAGGCTGTTTGCCAATAAAGCCCGGGAAGACGGCTACGAGCAAATCGCCGCTTTCTTCGAAGAAACCGCCAATCAGGAAGACTCGCATTCACGCATGTTCTTTAAGTATCTCGAAGGCGGAATGCTCGAGATCACAGCCGCCTACCCGGCGGGCGCGGTTGGCTCAACTTCCGAAAACCTCGAGGCTGCTGCCGAAGGCGAAAATGAAGAATGGACCCTGCTCTATCCTGAATTTGCGAAAATAGCCGAGGAGGAAGGCTTCAAAAGAATTGCCAACACCTTTAAACTGGTGGCAAGCGTTGAGGTGGAACATGAGAAACGCTACCTGAAACTGCTCGAAAACCTTAATAAAAACAAGGTTTTTGAAAAAGAGGAAGAGATTATCTGGGTGTGCCGCCACTGCGGATATCACTATAAAGGCAGGAAAGCCCTCAAAAACTGCCCGGCATGCGAACATCCGCAGGCATTTTTTGAAATGAAACAGGAAAACTACTGA
- a CDS encoding tRNA-binding protein — protein sequence MISWNDFEKVEIRTGTILTAEEFPEARKPAWKLTIDFGKLGVLKSSAQITSIYRQEDLPGKQIVAVVNFPPKQIGPFRSECLVLGVYTKTGEVVLLQTERRVDNGLRIG from the coding sequence ATGATAAGCTGGAACGATTTTGAAAAGGTAGAAATCAGAACCGGGACGATACTTACGGCTGAGGAATTTCCCGAAGCCCGCAAGCCGGCCTGGAAACTCACCATTGATTTCGGGAAGCTTGGCGTGCTGAAATCTTCGGCGCAAATCACTTCCATTTACAGGCAGGAGGACCTGCCGGGTAAACAGATAGTGGCAGTGGTAAACTTCCCACCCAAACAGATTGGTCCTTTCCGGAGCGAATGCCTGGTGCTTGGGGTTTACACAAAAACAGGAGAGGTCGTGCTGCTGCAGACCGAACGCAGGGTTGACAACGGATTAAGAATCGGATAA